From a region of the Bacteroidales bacterium genome:
- a CDS encoding four helix bundle protein, whose amino-acid sequence MNEAQNAESNDDFTHKLKIAAKEAYETNYWLQLCIKSKNYPSAKYLIAQLTSIQKLLNSIICTIKKILYL is encoded by the coding sequence ATTAATGAAGCTCAAAATGCAGAAAGTAATGATGATTTTACTCATAAATTAAAGATCGCGGCAAAAGAAGCCTACGAAACCAATTATTGGCTTCAATTGTGCATAAAATCGAAGAATTATCCTTCAGCAAAGTATCTTATTGCTCAACTTACAAGTATCCAAAAATTGCTGAATAGTATTATATGCACAATAAAAAAAATTTTATATTTATGA
- a CDS encoding T9SS type A sorting domain-containing protein produces MKIRKKITFICIALLFGFTELCAQNNTVSAGGNASGAGGSASYTIGQIVYTTNSGANGSVAQGVQQPYEISIITQIEEAGEINLICTAYPNPASDHLTLKVENYNLEKLNCQLFDINGKLLELKSISDTETKISIGHLPVAVYFLKVTEESKEIKVFKIIKN; encoded by the coding sequence ATGAAAATAAGAAAAAAAATTACATTCATTTGTATTGCTTTATTATTCGGCTTTACAGAGCTTTGTGCCCAGAATAATACGGTAAGTGCCGGCGGTAATGCCAGCGGAGCGGGAGGTTCTGCGAGTTACACCATAGGGCAGATTGTATATACCACAAATAGCGGAGCTAATGGCTCCGTAGCTCAGGGTGTACAGCAACCGTATGAGATTTCCATCATTACACAAATTGAAGAAGCTGGTGAAATTAACCTGATTTGTACGGCTTACCCGAACCCTGCCAGTGACCATCTGACGCTGAAAGTTGAAAATTATAACTTGGAAAAATTAAATTGCCAGTTGTTTGATATTAATGGGAAGTTGCTGGAGCTTAAAAGCATTAGTGATACGGAGACAAAAATTTCTATCGGGCACCTGCCTGTAGCAGTTTATTTTCTGAAAGTTACCGAAGAAAGTAAGGAAATTAAAGTTTTTAAAATCATCAAAAATTAA